A genomic region of Clavibacter michiganensis subsp. insidiosus contains the following coding sequences:
- a CDS encoding TetR/AcrR family transcriptional regulator, whose amino-acid sequence MAVDEGPRRYAKGAARRREILEAALALIAERGYSASSLQEIADAVGISKAGVLHYFDSREALIAAVLEERDAHSAADYRQAVPDGDPADMVGMLLRASSHNAATPGLVALYSRLVVDAAGAEHPAHAYIADRYGRVVGAVADQVRALQVELPGGMDPEAFARIAVAVSDGLQLQWSYRPEIDMRDALERAIRALSGGVLPVPSADPAAATA is encoded by the coding sequence ATGGCAGTCGACGAGGGTCCGCGGCGGTACGCCAAGGGCGCCGCCCGGCGCCGCGAGATCCTCGAGGCGGCGCTCGCCCTCATCGCCGAGCGCGGCTACTCCGCATCGTCGCTGCAGGAGATCGCCGACGCCGTGGGCATCAGCAAGGCCGGCGTGCTGCACTACTTCGACTCGCGGGAGGCGCTCATCGCCGCCGTGCTCGAGGAGCGCGACGCGCACTCCGCCGCCGACTACCGCCAGGCGGTGCCCGACGGGGATCCCGCGGACATGGTCGGCATGCTCCTCCGCGCGAGCTCGCACAACGCCGCGACGCCCGGCCTCGTCGCGCTCTACTCGCGGCTCGTCGTGGACGCGGCCGGCGCCGAGCATCCCGCGCACGCGTACATCGCCGACCGCTACGGCCGCGTCGTCGGCGCGGTGGCCGACCAGGTGCGCGCGCTCCAGGTCGAGCTGCCCGGCGGCATGGATCCGGAGGCGTTCGCGCGCATCGCGGTCGCGGTGAGCGACGGCCTGCAGCTGCAGTGGAGCTATCGGCCCGAGATCGACATGCGCGACGCGCTCGAGCGGGCGATCCGAGCGCTCAGCGGCGGGGTGCTCCCCGTGCCGTCGGCCGATCCGGCCGCCGCGACCGCCTGA
- a CDS encoding AAA family ATPase, with translation MTNDLRTSLLAVRTEVGKAVVGQDGAVTGMIIALLARGHVLLEGVPGVAKTLLVRALSEALRLDTARVQFTPDLMPGDITGSLVYDSREGAFSFRRGPVFTSILLADEINRTPPKTQSALLEAMEERQVTVDGESHALPDPFLVAATQNPVEYEGTYTLPEAQLDRFLLKLVLDLPEREAEVEVLRRHSTGFDPRDLHAAGVRPVLDADGLRRAQAAVREVRVGADVLAYMVDLARATRRSPSVQLGVSPRGSTSLLAASRAWAWLSGFDAVTPDHVQEMVLPVLRHRIALRPEAELEGVSVDAMLRGVMAQVQVPI, from the coding sequence ATGACCAACGACCTCCGCACCAGCCTGCTCGCCGTCCGGACCGAGGTCGGGAAGGCCGTCGTCGGCCAGGACGGCGCCGTGACCGGCATGATCATCGCCCTCCTCGCCCGCGGCCACGTGCTCCTCGAGGGCGTGCCCGGCGTCGCGAAGACGCTGCTCGTCCGCGCGCTCAGCGAGGCCCTCCGCCTCGACACCGCGCGCGTGCAGTTCACGCCCGACCTCATGCCGGGCGACATCACCGGATCCCTCGTCTACGACTCCCGCGAGGGCGCCTTCTCCTTCCGTCGCGGCCCGGTCTTCACGAGCATCCTGCTGGCCGACGAGATCAACCGCACGCCGCCCAAGACGCAGTCGGCGCTGCTCGAGGCGATGGAGGAGCGGCAGGTCACCGTCGACGGCGAGAGCCACGCCCTGCCGGATCCCTTCCTCGTCGCGGCGACGCAGAACCCCGTCGAGTACGAGGGGACCTACACGCTCCCCGAGGCGCAGCTCGACCGCTTCCTGCTGAAGCTCGTGCTCGACCTGCCCGAGCGCGAGGCCGAGGTCGAGGTGCTGCGTCGGCACTCGACCGGCTTCGACCCGCGGGACCTCCACGCGGCGGGCGTCCGGCCCGTGCTCGACGCCGACGGGCTCCGCCGGGCTCAGGCGGCCGTGCGCGAGGTGCGCGTGGGCGCGGACGTGCTCGCCTACATGGTCGACCTCGCGCGGGCCACCCGCCGCTCGCCGTCGGTGCAGCTCGGGGTGTCGCCGCGCGGATCCACGAGCCTCCTGGCCGCGAGCCGCGCGTGGGCGTGGCTGAGCGGCTTCGACGCCGTGACCCCCGACCACGTGCAGGAGATGGTGCTGCCCGTGCTCCGCCACCGCATCGCGCTGCGGCCCGAGGCGGAGCTGGAGGGCGTCTCCGTCGACGCCATGCTCCGCGGGGTCATGGCGCAGGTGCAGGTGCCGATCTAG
- a CDS encoding DUF58 domain-containing protein, with product MALTGRTVALLLLGIAPLVALGDGSDAAYALLAGWILLVAVLVATDLALAASPRAVALERVLPARIRLDKTGESVLLMTNRGSRTLRGVVRDAWQPSAGASSTRDRVRIPAGERRAIRLSLTPTRRGERRTERVTIRSAGPLGLAARQATLLSPGAVRVLPPFRSRRHLPSRLARMRELDGRTALMVRGQGTEFDSLRDYVRGDDVRSIDWRATARRQDVVVRTWRPERDRRVVLVLDTGRTAAGRIRDETRLDTAFEASLLLAALATRSGDRVDMVAHDRRVRARVRAGSGGDVVSRMVDALAPVDPELLETDWTAVPALVRRIVSQRSLVVLLTAIDSPGSARALLQVLPQLTRTHHVLVAAVVDPGLAERAADRSGRAAVYRAAAAERALLDVARVEAAVRRLGADVVTGAPADLPPALADRYIRLKATGRL from the coding sequence GTGGCCCTCACCGGACGCACGGTCGCGCTCCTCCTCCTGGGGATCGCGCCGCTCGTCGCGCTCGGCGACGGGTCGGACGCGGCCTACGCGCTCCTCGCGGGGTGGATCCTCCTGGTCGCCGTGCTCGTGGCGACCGACCTCGCCCTCGCGGCCAGCCCGCGGGCCGTGGCGCTCGAGCGCGTGCTGCCCGCGCGGATCCGGCTCGACAAGACGGGCGAGAGCGTGCTGCTCATGACGAACCGCGGATCCCGCACCCTGCGCGGCGTGGTGCGCGACGCCTGGCAGCCGTCCGCGGGCGCGTCCTCCACGCGTGACCGGGTGCGGATCCCCGCCGGCGAGCGCCGCGCGATCCGCCTCTCCCTCACGCCGACCCGTCGCGGTGAGCGCCGCACGGAGCGCGTGACGATCCGTTCGGCCGGCCCGCTCGGCCTCGCCGCGCGCCAGGCGACGCTCCTCTCCCCCGGCGCCGTGCGCGTGCTGCCGCCGTTCCGCTCGCGCCGCCACCTGCCCTCGCGCCTCGCCCGCATGCGCGAGCTCGACGGCCGGACGGCCCTCATGGTGCGCGGCCAGGGCACCGAGTTCGACAGCCTGCGCGACTACGTGCGCGGCGACGACGTGCGCTCCATCGACTGGCGCGCGACCGCCCGGCGCCAGGACGTCGTCGTCCGCACCTGGCGGCCCGAGCGCGACCGGCGCGTGGTGCTCGTGCTCGACACGGGCCGCACGGCCGCGGGTCGGATCCGGGACGAGACGCGCCTCGACACCGCGTTCGAGGCGTCGCTGCTGCTCGCGGCGCTCGCCACGCGCTCGGGCGACCGGGTGGACATGGTGGCGCACGACCGCCGCGTCCGCGCGCGGGTGCGGGCCGGATCCGGCGGGGACGTCGTCTCGCGCATGGTCGACGCCCTCGCGCCCGTGGACCCGGAGCTCCTCGAGACCGACTGGACGGCCGTGCCCGCGCTCGTGCGCCGCATCGTGTCGCAGCGCTCGCTCGTGGTGCTGCTCACCGCGATCGACTCCCCCGGCAGCGCGCGTGCGCTCCTGCAGGTGCTGCCGCAGCTGACGCGCACGCACCACGTGCTCGTAGCTGCGGTCGTGGATCCCGGCCTCGCGGAGCGCGCCGCCGACCGCTCCGGCCGCGCCGCCGTCTACCGCGCGGCCGCCGCCGAGCGCGCGCTCCTCGACGTCGCGCGCGTCGAGGCAGCTGTGCGCCGGCTCGGGGCGGACGTCGTCACGGGCGCGCCGGCGGACCTGCCGCCCGCGCTGGCCGACCGATACATCCGGCTGAAGGCGACCGGGCGGCTCTGA
- a CDS encoding MFS transporter has product MPIALLGLFVALLPPIIVSLALKVAEVAPDSTAGTLSLVLGLGALVALVVNPLAGRLSDRTPGRFGMRRPWIIGGVVLGYGAPFLLTQATTVLALVAAGMLVQAASTPPSPRSSP; this is encoded by the coding sequence ATGCCCATCGCGCTCCTCGGGCTCTTCGTGGCCCTGCTGCCGCCGATCATCGTGTCGCTCGCGCTCAAGGTCGCCGAGGTGGCGCCCGACAGCACCGCCGGCACCCTCAGCCTCGTGCTCGGCCTCGGCGCGCTCGTCGCCCTGGTCGTGAACCCGCTCGCCGGCCGCCTCTCCGACCGCACGCCCGGCCGGTTCGGCATGCGCCGACCGTGGATCATCGGCGGCGTCGTCCTCGGCTACGGCGCCCCGTTCCTGCTCACCCAGGCCACCACCGTGCTCGCGCTCGTGGCCGCCGGGATGCTCGTGCAGGCTGCTTCAACGCCGCCATCGCCGCGCTCATCGCCGTGA